One Nostocoides sp. HKS02 genomic window carries:
- a CDS encoding glycogen debranching protein produces the protein MSRRLITAISAVALGTSMAAWQVPASAGVQARAGTATQATATPSELSETTRLADRREVAAGTRAYSIGFEDGGFYANGWHITGEMGGVWTPPMKMLDGVWFGVDGQWLGAATKFTSGWGYTHYDLPSTTSGLQVQRTDFVPDGTRAALFGITVTNPGAARTTSLSVDAHSELMGQYPWGFSTTPNAKDNLPDSGSFDGKNLVFTDDGHLPGTPDHHYAALVGTAATPDSHALGQGFWGPRSGHVCTGTEPGAPAEPKPSQCDDGPFGRGTGGELTYSLSLPAHGSTTVWLAAAGSDAGTAQAQTELTRALADPAGQLAAKKAARAQLASMTQLSLPGNPLVQNAIDWGKQNIADLTQTADNLQIRWTNQGKQFPAALGTVAKASWIGAGYPDYPWIFGTDAEYTAFAAVSVGQFAAIEDHLRALRDVSDILNNRSGVVTHEVVSDGSIWYGHDSRQTDAKGVTTYDFNTDETVKFPSAVALLWRWTGDNAFRDEMYDFTVRNLHYVVNQLDADHDGWPEGLGNVERTGMGQEKLDNTVYFIRGLYDLADMARSKRDGATYAWATNLARMLNQRFDGTWWYQAAQQYADSLNDPGNVQSFQKHWIGQTPMEAELRIAGQSVPGLAPFDHGTAALAGREDPCYSGTPPFNPGLFHTACGGGPEGKGERVIFGLTTSIQSIGEGNYGRLGATQQGRYLQALAEPMFSEPATNGTPDEQPGAMPEIFPSPDQGANIDRCWTCRSMFMQAWGNYGTAWAVVHQWLGVQPDLGNQLVAFVPQVPDGQSTVQGTSIRLGAGTGDVTATHTGNVYQTVIDTQRVGARTVVIGHTLPRGTSPVTVVLDGRQVHNYTVRQTNRGTEVTIATTAGAHTLTITT, from the coding sequence ATGTCTCGCAGACTCATCACCGCGATCTCGGCTGTGGCCCTCGGCACCTCCATGGCTGCTTGGCAAGTGCCCGCCAGTGCAGGTGTCCAGGCAAGAGCGGGCACCGCGACCCAAGCCACAGCGACCCCCTCCGAGCTCTCCGAGACAACGCGCCTCGCCGACCGCCGCGAGGTGGCCGCGGGCACGAGGGCGTACTCCATCGGTTTCGAGGACGGGGGCTTCTACGCCAACGGCTGGCACATCACCGGCGAGATGGGCGGCGTGTGGACCCCTCCGATGAAGATGCTCGACGGCGTCTGGTTCGGGGTCGACGGCCAGTGGCTCGGCGCGGCCACGAAGTTCACCAGCGGCTGGGGTTACACCCACTACGACTTGCCCAGCACGACGTCCGGGCTGCAGGTCCAGCGCACGGACTTCGTCCCCGACGGCACCCGGGCGGCGCTGTTCGGCATCACGGTCACCAACCCGGGTGCGGCGCGGACCACGTCCCTGTCGGTCGACGCGCACTCCGAGCTCATGGGCCAGTACCCCTGGGGCTTCTCCACGACGCCCAACGCCAAGGACAACCTGCCCGACTCGGGCTCCTTCGACGGCAAGAACCTCGTGTTCACCGACGACGGCCACCTGCCCGGCACTCCTGACCACCACTACGCAGCGCTCGTGGGCACGGCGGCCACTCCTGACTCCCACGCGCTCGGGCAGGGGTTCTGGGGTCCGCGCTCGGGCCACGTCTGCACCGGCACCGAGCCCGGCGCGCCGGCGGAGCCCAAGCCGTCACAGTGCGACGACGGACCGTTCGGTCGCGGCACCGGCGGCGAGCTGACCTACTCCCTGTCACTGCCTGCCCACGGCTCCACCACGGTGTGGCTGGCAGCCGCCGGCTCCGACGCCGGCACGGCCCAGGCCCAAACCGAGCTCACGAGGGCCCTCGCCGACCCGGCCGGCCAGCTCGCTGCGAAGAAGGCGGCGCGCGCCCAGCTGGCCTCCATGACGCAGCTCTCACTGCCCGGTAACCCGTTGGTGCAGAACGCCATCGACTGGGGAAAGCAGAACATCGCCGACCTCACCCAGACCGCCGACAACCTGCAGATCCGGTGGACCAACCAGGGCAAGCAGTTCCCCGCCGCGCTGGGCACCGTCGCCAAGGCGAGCTGGATCGGCGCCGGCTACCCCGACTACCCGTGGATCTTCGGCACGGACGCCGAGTACACCGCATTCGCCGCTGTCTCGGTCGGTCAGTTCGCGGCCATCGAGGACCATCTACGGGCCTTGCGCGACGTCTCCGACATCCTCAACAACCGCTCGGGCGTGGTCACCCACGAGGTGGTCTCGGATGGGTCGATCTGGTACGGCCATGACTCGCGACAGACCGACGCCAAGGGCGTGACGACCTACGACTTCAACACCGATGAGACGGTGAAGTTCCCCAGTGCCGTGGCCCTGTTGTGGCGGTGGACCGGCGACAACGCCTTCCGCGACGAGATGTACGACTTCACGGTGCGCAACCTGCACTACGTCGTGAACCAGCTCGACGCCGACCACGACGGTTGGCCCGAGGGGCTGGGCAACGTCGAGCGCACCGGGATGGGCCAGGAGAAGCTCGACAACACCGTGTACTTCATCCGCGGGCTCTACGACCTCGCCGACATGGCCCGGTCCAAGCGCGACGGCGCAACCTACGCGTGGGCGACCAACCTCGCCCGCATGCTGAACCAGCGCTTCGACGGCACGTGGTGGTACCAGGCAGCCCAGCAGTATGCCGACTCGCTGAACGACCCGGGCAACGTCCAGTCCTTCCAGAAGCACTGGATCGGGCAGACGCCGATGGAGGCCGAGCTGCGGATCGCGGGTCAGAGCGTGCCCGGTCTCGCACCGTTCGACCACGGCACTGCGGCGCTCGCCGGTCGTGAGGACCCGTGCTACAGCGGCACCCCGCCATTCAACCCCGGGCTGTTCCACACCGCCTGTGGTGGTGGGCCCGAAGGCAAGGGTGAGAGGGTCATCTTCGGCCTGACCACCTCGATCCAGTCGATCGGCGAAGGCAACTACGGACGGCTCGGGGCGACCCAGCAGGGTCGGTACCTCCAGGCGCTGGCCGAGCCGATGTTCAGTGAGCCCGCCACTAACGGCACTCCCGACGAGCAGCCGGGCGCGATGCCGGAGATCTTCCCCTCGCCCGACCAAGGCGCCAACATCGACCGGTGCTGGACCTGTCGCTCGATGTTCATGCAGGCCTGGGGCAACTACGGCACTGCCTGGGCGGTCGTGCACCAGTGGCTCGGTGTGCAGCCTGACCTCGGGAACCAGCTCGTCGCGTTCGTCCCCCAGGTGCCCGACGGGCAGAGCACCGTGCAGGGCACGTCGATCCGCCTCGGGGCGGGCACGGGCGACGTCACCGCGACCCACACCGGCAACGTCTACCAGACGGTGATCGACACCCAGCGTGTCGGCGCCCGGACCGTCGTCATCGG
- a CDS encoding SDR family NAD(P)-dependent oxidoreductase, with protein MTLPRILDLSGRVAVVTGAGSPTGIGYAAACHLGALGAKVVVAATTGRVHDRARELEDAGTDARGWVGDLTLEADADALVAQAYGEFGRLDILVNAAGMVSTSDPDYLEGDLLGTTPERWNASLRRNLDTAYLVSRAALPQLRSSGAGRVVMVASVTGPVMAMRGEVAYAAAKAGMLGLARAMAVDEARHGVTVNTVAPGWIATGSQTESERVEAQVTPLGRSGAPDEVASAIGWLASPGAAYVTGQLIVVDGGNSIAEERLVR; from the coding sequence ATGACACTGCCAAGGATCCTCGATCTCAGCGGGCGCGTGGCCGTGGTGACCGGCGCGGGCAGCCCCACGGGCATCGGGTATGCCGCGGCGTGCCACCTCGGTGCGCTCGGCGCCAAGGTGGTGGTGGCGGCCACGACTGGCCGGGTGCACGACCGGGCGCGAGAGCTCGAGGACGCAGGGACCGACGCGCGCGGGTGGGTCGGCGACCTGACCCTCGAGGCTGACGCAGACGCCCTGGTCGCGCAGGCGTACGGCGAGTTCGGTCGGCTCGACATCCTCGTCAACGCGGCCGGGATGGTGTCGACCAGCGACCCCGACTACCTCGAGGGCGACCTGCTTGGCACGACCCCCGAGCGGTGGAACGCGTCCTTGCGGCGCAACCTCGACACGGCATACCTCGTGAGCCGGGCGGCGCTGCCGCAGCTACGCAGCAGTGGCGCGGGCAGGGTCGTCATGGTGGCCAGCGTCACCGGCCCGGTGATGGCGATGCGCGGCGAGGTGGCCTACGCGGCGGCCAAGGCGGGGATGCTGGGGCTGGCGAGGGCCATGGCCGTCGACGAGGCGCGGCACGGGGTCACCGTCAACACCGTGGCGCCCGGGTGGATCGCCACGGGCAGCCAGACCGAGAGCGAGCGGGTCGAGGCGCAGGTCACGCCGCTGGGCCGATCCGGCGCTCCAGATGAGGTGGCGTCGGCGATCGGTTGGCTGGCGAGCCCGGGTGCGGCGTACGTGACCGGTCAGCTCATCGTCGTCGACGGCGGCAACAGCATCGCTGAGGAGCGGCTGGTCCGGTAG
- a CDS encoding SDR family NAD(P)-dependent oxidoreductase produces MQITDTTVALVTGGASGLGGATVRRLHADGAAVVIVDLPSSPGAALADELGDRVRFAPADVRDEAQVQAAIDTARELGTLRIVVNCAGIGTPGRVVGKRGPLPLEDFATVVTINLIGTFNVLRLAAAAMLENEPLDGDRGVVVMTASIAAYDGQIGQAAYAASKGGVVGLTLSAARDLADKAIRVMTIAPGTFMTPMLAGLPPEATAVLEAQVPHPSRLGNPVEYASLVAHVVDNPMLNGEVIRLDGALRMPPR; encoded by the coding sequence GTGCAGATCACCGACACGACCGTCGCCCTCGTCACCGGCGGCGCATCCGGGCTCGGCGGCGCCACCGTCCGCCGACTCCACGCCGACGGGGCTGCCGTGGTCATCGTCGACCTGCCGTCCTCCCCCGGTGCGGCCCTCGCAGACGAGCTCGGCGACCGGGTCAGGTTCGCCCCGGCCGACGTCCGCGACGAGGCGCAGGTGCAGGCTGCCATCGACACCGCCCGCGAACTGGGCACCTTGCGAATCGTCGTCAACTGCGCGGGAATCGGCACACCTGGCCGCGTCGTGGGCAAGCGCGGGCCGCTGCCGCTCGAGGACTTCGCCACCGTCGTCACCATCAACCTGATCGGCACCTTCAACGTGCTCCGGCTCGCCGCCGCGGCGATGCTCGAGAACGAGCCGCTCGACGGTGACCGGGGTGTCGTGGTCATGACCGCGTCGATCGCCGCCTATGACGGTCAGATCGGCCAGGCCGCGTATGCCGCGAGCAAGGGCGGCGTCGTCGGCCTCACCCTGAGTGCGGCGCGCGACCTCGCCGACAAGGCCATCCGGGTGATGACCATCGCCCCCGGGACGTTCATGACGCCGATGCTCGCGGGACTGCCGCCCGAGGCGACCGCAGTGCTCGAGGCGCAGGTCCCGCACCCCTCGCGCCTCGGCAACCCGGTCGAGTACGCCAGCCTCGTGGCCCACGTCGTGGACAACCCGATGCTCAACGGCGAGGTCATCCGCCTCGACGGCGCGCTGCGCATGCCCCCGCGCTGA
- a CDS encoding SGNH/GDSL hydrolase family protein — translation MSEAMTANNLTHLPERGKVWHRYVAIGDSFSEGMSDEDPAMPGVYVGWADRLATHLAGIAHAAGGEFAYANLAVRGRLLADVVGPQLDAALGLGPDLVSMVGGGNDILRPKADLDAIAARLEQAVVRLREGGADVLLATPTDPAGAPLLRHLRGRHAIHSANLFSIAQQHGCYVINQWGMRALRDFRLWSEDRIHMTSEGHRRVALNALSALGHDTDRADWSTPLPPAPPLARREAAAANAAWARTHLAPWVQRRLRGESSGDTVMAKRPELTPIDPA, via the coding sequence GTGAGCGAGGCGATGACCGCCAACAACCTCACCCACCTGCCCGAGCGAGGCAAGGTCTGGCACCGCTACGTCGCGATCGGCGACTCGTTCAGCGAAGGGATGTCCGACGAGGACCCCGCAATGCCTGGCGTGTACGTCGGGTGGGCCGACCGGCTCGCCACCCACCTCGCGGGAATCGCCCACGCGGCGGGCGGAGAGTTCGCCTACGCCAACCTCGCGGTGCGGGGCCGGCTGCTGGCAGATGTCGTCGGGCCGCAGCTCGACGCGGCCCTCGGCCTGGGTCCAGACCTCGTCTCCATGGTCGGCGGCGGCAACGACATCCTGCGCCCTAAGGCTGACCTCGACGCCATCGCCGCCCGGCTCGAGCAGGCCGTGGTGCGGTTGCGCGAGGGCGGTGCCGACGTGCTGCTGGCGACGCCGACCGACCCGGCCGGGGCGCCGCTGCTGCGTCACCTGCGCGGGCGACACGCGATCCACTCGGCCAACCTGTTCAGCATCGCCCAGCAGCACGGCTGCTACGTCATCAACCAGTGGGGTATGCGCGCCCTGCGCGACTTCCGGCTCTGGTCCGAGGACCGCATCCACATGACGAGCGAGGGACATCGCCGGGTGGCGCTCAACGCCCTCTCGGCGCTGGGCCACGACACCGACCGGGCCGACTGGAGCACCCCGTTGCCGCCGGCTCCCCCGCTCGCCCGCCGCGAGGCGGCCGCTGCGAACGCCGCGTGGGCGCGCACGCACCTCGCGCCCTGGGTGCAACGCCGGCTCCGGGGTGAGTCCTCGGGAGACACCGTAATGGCCAAGCGGCCCGAGCTCACCCCGATCGACCCCGCCTGA